The Mauremys mutica isolate MM-2020 ecotype Southern chromosome 1, ASM2049712v1, whole genome shotgun sequence genome has a segment encoding these proteins:
- the LOC123362241 gene encoding olfactory receptor 52E4-like: MSESNTTNFTNPSTFILLGIPGLEASHVWISIPFCTMYTIAILGNFTILFIVKTEQSLHGPMYYFLCMLAVTDLVLSMATVPKMLSNFWFNSREINFSACLTQMYFIHCFSAMESGIFVALALDRYVAICDPLRYSSTLTNSVVAKIALAVVLRSGILALPYPFLVRRWPYCRTNIIPHSYCDHISVVKLACADIQISSYYGLFVLFFVIGLDVPFIAVSYIQILRAIFSLPTKDARMKTFGTCGSHLCCILSFYLPEFFSSLIHRFGHKVPQHVFVLIANVYLLVPPMLHPIIYGVRTKQIRDRLLKLFTCKET, translated from the coding sequence ATGTCAGAGTCCAACACAAccaacttcaccaacccctccaccttcatcctgctgggcattcctggcctggaggcatcgcatgtctggatctccatccccttctgcaccatgtacaccatagccatcttggggaacttcaccatcctgttcatcgtaAAGACGGAGCagagcctccatgggcccatgtattatttcctctgcatgctggccgtcaCTGACCTTGTCCTGTCCATGGCCACTGTGCCCAAAATGCTGAGTaacttctggttcaattccagggagatcaatttcagtgcctgcctcacccagatgtacttcattcactgcttctcagcAATGGAGTCTGGGATCTTTGTGGCCTTGGCTTtggatcgctatgtggccatctgtgaCCCCCTGAGATATTCCAGCACCCTGACAAATTCTGTTGTGGCTAAGATTGCCCTGGCGGTGGTGCTGCGCAGCGGCATACTTGCATTGCCCTATCCATTCCTAGTGAggcggtggccatattgcagaaccaacatcatcccccactccTACTGTGATCATATAtctgtggtgaagctggcctgcgccgaTATCCAGatcagtagttactatggcctcTTTGTACTATTCTTTGTAATTGGTCTAGATGTGCCTTTTATCGCTGTGTCCTATATCcaaatcctcagggccatcttcagcctccccacaaaggatgcccggatgaaaacttttgggacctgcggCTCCCACCTTTGTTGCATATTATCTTTCTACCTTCCAGAATTCTTCTCATCCCTCATTCACCGGTTTGGCCACAAAGTGCCCCAACATGTATTTGTTCTCATTGCGAATGTGTATCTTCTGGTGCCCCCCATGCTtcaccccatcatctatggggtgaggacaaaacagatccgggacaggctgctcaaGCTCTTTACTTGTAAAGAGACCTAA
- the LOC123350483 gene encoding olfactory receptor 52R1-like, producing the protein MSDSNTTSFTNPSTFILMGIPGLEVAHIWISIPFCIMYAIAILGNFSILFIVKRESSLHGPMYYFLCMLAITDLVLSTATMPKMLNIFWFNSREIDFSACLTQMYFIHCFSAMESGILVALALDRYVAICDPLRHSTILTNSVVAKIGLALVLRSGILALPYPFLVRRWPYCRTNIIPHSYCEHIAVVKLACADTRLSSYYGLFILFSVIGLDVFFITVSYIQILKAIFSLPTKDARLKTFGTCGSHLCAILTFYIPDFFSSITHRFGHNVPLHVLILMANVYLLVPPLLHPIIYGMRTKQVRDRLLRLFSHKGT; encoded by the coding sequence atgtcagattccaacacaaccagcttcaccaacccctccaccttcatcctgatgggcattcctggcctggaggtggcccacatctggatctccatccccttctgcatcaTGTATGCTATAGCCATCCTGGGGAACTTTTccatcctgttcattgtgaagagggagtcgagcctccatgggcccatgtattatttcctctgcatgctggccatcaccgacctggtcctgtccacAGCCACCATGCCAAAAATGTTGAATAtattctggttcaattccagggagatcgatttcagtgcctgcctcacccagatgtacttcattcactgcttctcagcAATGGAGTCTGGGATCTTAGTGGCCTTAGCTTTGGATCGCTATGTGGCTATCTgtgatcccctgagacattccaccatcctgacaaattCTGTTGTGGCCAAGATTGGCCTGGCTTTGGTTCTGCGCAGCGGCATACTTGCATTACCCTATCCCTTCCTAGTGAggcggtggccatattgcagaaccaacatcatcccccactctTACTGTGAGCACATagccgtggtgaagctggcctgcgccgaCACCCGCCTCAGTAGTTACTACGGCCTCTTTATTCTATTCTCTGTGATCGGTCTGGATGTTTTTTTTATCACCGTTTCATATATCCAGATCCTCAAGGcaatcttcagcctccccacaaaggatgcccggctaAAGACTTTTGGGACTTGCGGCTCCCATCTTTGCGCCATCTTAACCTTTTACATACCAGATTTCTTCTCTTCCATCACGCATCGGTTTGGACATAATGTGCCCCTGCATGTCCTCATTCTCATGGCCAATGTGTACCTTTTGGTGCCCCCCTTGTTacaccccatcatctatgggaTGAGGACCAAACAGGTCCGGGACAGGTTGCTCCGGCTCTTTTCTCATAAAGGAACCTAA
- the LOC123362739 gene encoding olfactory receptor 52E4-like codes for MSDSNTTNFTNPSTFILMGIPGLEMDHVWISISFCTMYTIAILGNFTILFIVKTEQSLHGPMYYFLCMLAVTDLVLSTATVPKMLSIFWFNSREIDFSACLTQMYFVHCFTAMESGILVALALDRYVAICDPLRHSTILTNSVVAKVGLAVVLRCGISALPYPFLVRLWPYCRTNVIPHSFCDHIAVVNLACADIRLSSYYGLFVLFSVIGLDAFFITVSYIQILRTIFSLPTKDARLKTFGTCGSHLCCILSFYLPEFFSSLTHRFGHKVPLHVLVLIANMYLLVPPMLHPIIYGVRTKQIRGRLPKLFSRKGN; via the coding sequence atgtcagattccaacacaaccaacttcaccaacccctccaccttcatcctgatgggcattcctggcctggagatggaccatgtctggatctccatctccttctgcaccatgtacaccATAGcaatcttggggaacttcaccatcctcttCATCGTAAAGACAGAGCagagcctccatgggcccatgtactatttcctctgcatgctggctgtcaccgacctggtcctgtccacGGCCACCgtacccaaaatgctgagcatcttctggttcaattccagagagattgatttcagtgcctgcctcacccagatgtactttgtTCACTGCTTCACAGCGATGGAATCTGGGATCTTAGTGGCATTGGCCTTGGATCGTTACGTGGCCATCTgtgatcccctgagacattccaccatcctgacaaattCCGTTGTGGCCAAAGTCGGACTAGCCGTGGTGCTGCGTTGTGGCATAAGTGCATTGCCCTATCCCTTCCTAGTGAGGctgtggccatattgcagaaccaatgTGATCCCCCACTCTTTCTGTGATCACATAGCCGTGGTGAATCTGGCCTGCGCTGACATCCGCCTCAGTAGTTACTATGGTCTCTTTGTGCTCTTCTCTGTGATAGGTTTGGATGCGTTTTTTATCACCGtgtcctatatccagatcctcaggaccatcttcagcctccccacaaaggacgcccggctcaagacttttgggacctgtgGCTCCCACCTTTGTTGCATATTATCTTTCTACCTTCCAGAATTCTTCTCCTCCCTCACACACCGGTTTGGCCACAAAGTGCCCCTACATGTCCTTGTTCTCATTGCCAACATGTAcctcctggtgccccccatgctgcatcccatcatctatggggtgaggaccaaacagatccggggcaggctgcCCAAGCTCTTTTCTCGTAAAGGTAATTAA